Genomic window (Alligator mississippiensis isolate rAllMis1 chromosome 7, rAllMis1, whole genome shotgun sequence):
GGTGATTTAATTTCACACACTAGTCTGTCACAGGGGAAACAGGCTTGCAAATTGTGTGGAAATGCCAAGAACAGCAATCCTGTGTCAGTGCATGAGGCATTCAGGTTCATAACGCACATCTGGATTTATCCTGTAGGTGTCTACACTGGGGCTTCTGCACATGGTGTGAAGCAATTCAGGTAGAGCAACAAGGCCTACCTGAGCTCCTTAGCAATGCAGTATTTCTGGGAAACACCTAACTCTTGCCTCATATTTTGAAGAAGCTTTCCATTAAAATTCTGCTCAGAATGTGTCTCCTTTGCATTAACACTATTGACATTGGCCCAAGAACTGCAATGATTGCATCAGTGGTGGTAGTAAATATTTTTATTCACCCCTCACCTGATGATAGCTCTCCCCTATTtttagtcttttcttttcttttctttttaaataagtatAAGCATCTGATTAGCAACTTTACAACATGTTGGGCTACTGCTTATACTAAAAATATGGATAGAGATGAAAGCCTCTGTTTGCTCTTGCACATGATATCATCTCTGCCCTTCAGGTGGTTTAGAGAAATGTTTCATGTTGGGTATAAAAGAAAACCTGGCTATATTCAATAATCTCCTGAAACATGGAGGGTGGAATTATATTTCCCTTGGCATATTTTAGTGGCAGTTTCCTTGCTGTCTTTCTGACTCTTGTTTGGTCCCTGCTTTATACTTTGGTTGCGGAAACCTGTTCATGTAGACTGCTCTCTGGCTACTTAGGTAAATAACCCAGAACAAAATGTTTTTACCCCAGCAGTTGAGCAGATAGGCATCTGCCCAGGTCATCACAGAGGAGTGCATCAGAAGCAGTTGGACAGCAAGTGTACTAGTCACCAGGCAATTTGGTTAACAGTTTCAAGGGCTTTCCATTTGCTCCCTCATaagttttttttttgcagcagatAAGCACACAAGGAGATACTATTTTGCCACAGGAATAAATACCTGTAGAATCCAAACCATGACCCAATGCCAGAAATTACTGTAAGTCATCCAGCGTAAGTGCTATTTAGGTAGGTGCATGAAGATGAAGTAGGGTTAAGCCTTCACTGGTATTTTTTGTCTTCTCCACCCACTGCCAATTGACAGGAAAGTCACAATAATTCTAATGCTTGTCCCTTCCAGGGTGCAGTGACTTTCTGCAGGATAGAAGTAAACCACTGACCAACAGCAGATTATGTGGCACGTGCAAAGAGTACTCAGTAGCACCCCCGCATTTAAGCTACAAACATGTTTGTCTGTCTATACCCCCTTATCTGCAGAAACTAATGTTTAGAAAATGTCAGTACTCAGTGAATCTATATTTCAACAAtgacaaaagaaacaaaagcagtACAGCCGGCCGTAAAAATCAATAGAGAGTTTGAGGTCAAATTGCTAGATTAATCAGCATATAGCTAGTTCATTCATTCTGTTATACCAGCATACACAGGTCCCCAGAGCATTTCATAATTACATCTAGAAACCAGCCTACTTGTTCTAAACATTATATATTCTCATacccttcaagaaaaaaatctgGATTTGCTACTGAACAGGAATCACGAAGACCTCCAAGTGCAAGTAAAGTGGATGTAACTGGGGCAGAGGAGACAGAAGTATTACAAGAGCATTTAATAATTTGGACTGAAAGCCATCCTCGCTATTTGAAATATAATACAATCTCACCCTTCAAAAAGGTGCATGCATCGATGCATATCAATCATTGCATACCCTCAGTGAGTTTCCAGATACTTTCAGATTCATTTGCAAATACCCTTCCAGTTCCTGGACTAGTGTGATTTTACCTCCATTCATGGTAGCATACCCCTACATGCTCCATCATACAGCAATCATACAAGGGTGATGCAAGGGGAAGTAATCAAGCTAGAGAAGACAGAAGGATTGCAAAGTGAAACATGTAGTGTTGTTGACTGAATCAGCAGGTAGGACTCTTTCTAAGCAATGTCAGATTTATCAGGGTTGGAAATGTGTTCCAGCTGTCATAGTGCAGACAGTAGGTGAAAagcaagtttgtttttttgtttcttcctaATATTTGTAATGGTCTATAAAATTCATCCTGAGGTACTAGGATCTTTGTCCACTATTAGCTAATCAGTGTAGCTCCATTCAAGCTAGTGGTGTGACTCATGACTTTTAAGCACTCAGCAGCAAATACTGGAAAACGACTGGTGGTATTTGCCACTGTAATTTGAGGAAGATTTGAAGAACACCCTTCCAGCtggaaaacattttgtttgaGACTGTATTTTATGCTTATTTTTAAGAGTTTAAGAACTTGCCTTCAGCTTGTTTTGTAATGAATTCCACTTATGCAATAGCATTGAAAAGCAGGGGAACAATGACATTACTCTCTTTCTCCTCTGTGGGTTTAGCAAATATATTAGACTGGAAatttgaacagaaaaaaatgttatcttGCATGCCCATGATGTTCTTCTCTTTATCTTTTTACTAAGAGCCTTTTCTCTAACTTACAAGTAGGAGCCAAAGTTAAGAGGCTCCCAGTGCATTTTCAGATATCAAATTCTTACAGGTTCTTTTGCAAACACCCTTCTGTTCCTTAACCATTGTGATTTTTGCATTGATGCGTGGATACATAACCTTGAATTTAGGCAAGCAGAGATGAATGTCATGTTTAGATAGAAATGGAAGATTGGAGAGAAAAACCTGGACTTGAAAATGCATGCAGATGGATAAAacgattaaaaaaaatgtatataaagaGTGTGTATATAGGAGGTATATATACCAAATCTACTGCAAATGCTGTATTTAGTTGTAAATcgacatatttttatttttatatcaacCAAAGAAATtcacttttcttaaaaaaaaaaaaatcttatacaCAGAGATACACACGCAATGGGAAAGTTGATCAAAATCAGTTACTATACTGGACTTTTGACATGCTGACTTAAATCATTATATATATAGATGACTTAAATTGGCCTGATTTAACTCAATCCATGCAGAAACACATCAAACCTTCCTTTTCATGCTCTGGCTTGGGACATTGGAGCTTGAGCCAAATAGGCAGAGACTTTTAAGGTTGAAGGAGACAAACACAGCTCTGGTCTGATGAGCAGTCATATTCTACAGCATCCAGTGGGGCTCTACTGACTTATTCCAGATGCAAATCTGGCCCAGAGCATTTCAATATTTTCTCTCAGTCAATAGACAGAAAATGATTAATTTCCCAAAGGAATTcctatttttaatgttttctatGTTCCCTGCAGGAACATTAAAATGCTGTCATGGAGAACCAGACCATGGTCGGGAATTTTGTCCTCTTAGGCTTCACTGAAGTACAGAACTTGAAGACTCTGATCTTTGTGATTCTCCTTCTTACCTACATCTTGACTATCATGGGAAACATTGTGATTATCACCATCACCCTCCTGGACCATCGCCTGCAATCCCCCATGTACTACTTTCTCTGGAACTTCTCCCTTCTGGAAATTGGTTTCACCTCCACCGTCATCCCCAAAGCCCTTTTCAACCTGGCATCAGGCAACAGAACAATTTCTGTAGCTGGATGTTATGTACAGGCTTTCCTTTATATTGTCTTGGGTACTACTGAGTTCTTTTTACTGGCAGTGATGTCCTTTGATAGGTGCGTGGCAATTTGCTACCCTTTGTCCTATACCACCATCATGAATGAGCAGGTTTGTGAACTTTTAGTTCTGGCTTCCTGGTTTGGTGGCTTTTTCCTTGTCCTTGGACCATTACTTGCATTATTCCAACTGCCCTTCTGCAGCCAAAATATCATTAACCACTTCTTTTGTGACAATGCACCCCTCATCAAACTTGCCTGTGCAGACACCAGGCTCTTGGAATTGGTAGATTTCACCGTAGCTGTGATTTCTCTCCTGGGCACTCTTACCATCACCATCCTGTCCTATGCCAAAATCATCTGCACCATCCTGAGCTTTCCATCATCTTTGGggaggcagaaagccttctccacctgcatatCACACCTCACTGTGGTCTCCATCACCTATGGCAGCTGCATCTTCATGTACATTAAACCCACGAGGAAAAGTGGGGTGGACCTTAGCAAAGCCGTGTCCATTCTCAACACGGTGGTGTCCCCTTTCCTCAACCCTTTCATATATAGCCTGAGGAACAAACAGGTTCAGATAGCCTTAAGGCAGACTTTTCGCATGAGGACCATGTTTTCTAATGTACCAAAAGTATAATGTAATGTAGAAGgaataaaaaagagaaaacaacatGAATAGGACAATAATGACCATGATCACGAGTACCTGTTGTTTCTTGAGCAAATAAAAGCAATTTCTATTTCTTGCTCCCTACTCAACTGTAGCTTTGTTGGTGCCCTTTCCCTATGACAATTTCCACACGTTTTGTTTGCATaaaattatctatctatctatctatctatctatctatctatctatctatctatctatctatctatctatctatctttgttAGTGCTctctttcttgattttttttttttttcttcatcacaTCTGATAAAGTAAGCTTCACCCTATGAAAGTTGGGCTGTCTATatttatcttatttagttagtctataaaggtgcatattaTCTACCCTGTTTCTTTGTTCCCCAACCCTCAGTCTTCAGGATTGTATCTGAACATATGACCCCAGTGATCATAATGAAATGTTAAACCTCTTACTAAATACTGATATAATTTCAGATTCTTCTATAAATACACCTCTCTTCATAAATGTTAAGGTACAGATATACATATTCATGTTTATTAATAATTTAGTGGCTCACCATTCTCTATTAAAAAACATCATATACTTTTTGGGGTATTTGTTTGATTGTTATTTCCTTGGTTTGTTTTCTTCCTAATCATGAAAACAGACTTCTGAATATAACTGAATTATAAATtgccaagggaaaaaaatatctgGGTTTAGGGTAGGGATTCCTCCATGTTCGCTCAGTCACTGaggataaataaataaactaaTAACAACTTAAATGCTCAGCTTATGAGACATACAGCTATATTGACTTGATTGTAGTTGTAATGATTTAAACCAGTTGAGAACCCAACCTAAATTTAAGTAAAAATTAAACAGGTCATGATTAACATACATAACCCAACTGAGGGCATTAAGGACTCAGGGGAATATTGTTATTAGCAACAGGAGTCAACAGAACTGTTTTAACATACATATATCCTTCTTTAGCAGGTAACATTACAAGAAGGTGACACACGAGATGTGTCATCACCCGATTTATGTGAACTGGGACCCTAAAAGGTATGCAAGGGGCAGGAATCTCAGCCTCTGGTCTACTTTTGTACAATGGTAATGACTAGTTCCTCAGTTAGACTCGTTCATTTATAAGTGCCAGGTTCACTCAAAAGGTGAGGATTCTTCTTGCTGTAGGAGAAACTAAGTACCATTTAATGTCCCTTGGAGAAGTTGACTAGAATGAGAAGGAGAGTATGTGTATATCTGTCTTCTTGTAcatctaaaaaaacccaagattTATAGAACCAGgtggagtttcttttttttttccataccttTGAGTTTGGGAGTTTTGGTTTTGTATAATAATTCCATGAGTATTGGGCTTTACTCCTTAGTGTTGCAAAATAGTCTTTCTGGCAATGTGTGTACATGCAATGAGACTGTTCCATATTAAATTTATGAATGAGTAGCCTTGATGAAGGAGTTATATGAAGAAAAAATTTGTATTACTCATGTAGACTGACTAGGGCAGAATGGACCTTTCTCCCCTTGACATTTCTGAACGTCTCAATTATGCTGGGAAAAGgaataatatttcattttcacatttttcccAAAAGGGTTAATGGAAACATGCAAACAAACCATTTAAGTGTTAATGTATATGAAAGGGCaaaatttgtttttatctatatctatatctagtgAAGTTGCAGGTGTGCATGCTTATATTGGCATTGAATGAATGAACTGGGTATAAGTGCATCTACAGTGTAGAAAGAAGAAATAAAGTGAATTTTAATGGCTACCCTCAAGCTTCAGCTTTTTTTCTACTCTGTAGTACAAATTGAAAGAAAAGGTGCTTTGTTTAAAACGGAATTGGTAATtttgaattttcctttttttaaaagaaaggtctCCTGCATTTGTGGATTCACCATGGAGAACCAGACAGGGATCAGGGAGTTCATACTCTTAGGCTTCACAGACATTTGGGAGCTACAAATCCTACTCTTTGTGCTTCTTACACTCACCTATAGTTTGACAATAACAGGAAACCTTTTAATCATTGCAATCACCTTGCTGGACCACCGTCTCCAGAcacccatgtatttcttcctcagGAACTTTTCCCTCTTGGAAATTGGCTTCACTACTGCTGTCGTCCCTGAAGCACTAGCCAACCTAGCACTAGGAACAACAACGATTTCTTTTCTTGGGTGTCTTACCCAATCCTTTCTGTATTTTTTCCTAGGTACTACTGAGTTCCTCTTATTAGCAGCAATGTCATTTGACAGATATGTGGCCATTTGTAACCCTCTGCGCTATACCACCGTTATGAACACCCGAGTTTGCTCACTGTTGGTTTTGGGCTCTTGGATAGAAGGTTTCCTCTTTGTGCTTTTCCCAACGATAGTGTTTCTCCAGCTGCCCTTCTGTGGGTCCAATATTCttaaccatttcttttgtgacaaCACACCCTTAATGAAACTGCTCTGTGGAGAcacccagctcctggagctcatTTCCTTCATTACTGCAGTGCTGTCTCTATTGGGCACTCTCATAATCACTGTTGTTTCATACAGTAAAATCATCCTCACTGTGATGAGAATCCCCTCTAACATAGGCAGGCAGAAAGCCTTTTCCACCTGCATCTCTCACCTCACCGTGGTCTCTATTACTTATGGCACCTGCATTTTTCTGTATATCAAGCCAACACAGAGCAACGGGCTGGGCACCAGCAAGGCAATTGCGGTTCTTAACACTGTTGTGTCTCCGTTACTCAACCCCTTCATCTACAGCTTGAGGAACAAGGAGGTTCAGAGTGCCTTGAGGGATGCGGTCAGTCGAGCATGGTGCTTTCAAAGGACCTGGGAATTGCATGAGAGGTGAGAAGTGGAAACACTTTTGGGCACTCCATTAAAGGGCCGGGATATATCCATATTCCTGATGTTGCTTTTAGGGAAACCAAACCAAAtgaatacttttttttgtttataaGTCTAATAACAACATGTTATATGCTAGAGATAGACACTGCATTTATTTCTAAATAAGTGGTGCCCGTGTTTGTCCTTGAACAAATATATCCTGGGATTGATGCATACACACATCTGGTTTCTAATCAGAAttcagcaaacagctgcatgcagtgccacTTTTcagccattgattcaatgattcaATCCTGGGATAATTGTATAGCTGTTCTGTGCAATATCCTGGATAAAGTGTTACTATCGCTtctctgggaattttttttaggatttatgcCAGGACAACAGACATGGACATCTGTACATTTATACTTTATCTTAGGATAAAATATGTGATCCTGGGATAAATGTAATGCTGGTTTGCAGCTATAGGATAATAAGACTTGAAGGTGCCAACTGATACATTGACCTCACAGGTAGTCATTAACCCAACAAAACCCAGTAAGGATTTACTATTCAGTGGGTGgctctacacatgcccctgactgcacagttgttactgcggaGTCATTTAGTCCTTCCGAAAATAATAAATGACTCAGCAGTAACTGCTGTTattgcacagtcccagcagcacacaggttgtttctgaccctactgtgcagtagcatagatatcacagtttgtgcccactgtCACTGCAGTGCTGTATCTCACAAAATATGAATGATTATGAGCCCAGTATCTCTCAAAATACCAATGATTATCTCTCCTTTTATGcaatctctctctgtctgtctacCATTTTATTTAGTGAGATTTCAAGAAACAAAGGCAACAATACTGTTTTTCAAAGGAAGATTTATATAACACTGATCaaaattaggcctgtgcgaagtggctagtattcgcttcggatttggattcagctgatttgggtacagtgattcaattcagtgatttgaatcactgtccagaattgattcggccgaatctgatttggagaatcacctgctgccgaatctccaaacctCTGAATCATCCAGGcccatccctgccagcccagcaatgtctgcctgcccaccccagctcccagcaccttgAAAAAAAAGCTCCgggtcactgggtgctgctgggtgggcaggtgatccctgctgcccccaattgCCCattgctgcatggggggggggggggggctgccatgagccccccaacccctcccctgtCCTAGCCACCTCCCCCCTCAGTGGCTGCTTCACCCACTGtggctctgtccctttaagaaaaaaaaaaaaagccaacccccaccctccccgacTCGCCagtcctgctggtggggggcaatccctgcttccccctgctgccccatgccacatggggggctctgaatGAGCCCCCCAAATACCCAAGGCCACGCAGGGGCAGTGAGtcctggggattttcttttttttttccttaaagggccagagctggcgtGGGGTGGGTgcccatggggggctgggggagcgagggggagGTTGGGAGCTCAtggcaagtttcaaggagatcggtgcagggctttgggggaaactgcccctcacgctgtggacaagcaaaactgctGCCATGAGTGgcagtgtgtgtgttcaggtgcagcggggtgatagctgctgtgacacctgccagctgtggaggagatggatgcaggggggtgctggggccctgcacccctagctgctgacaggcaaaactcatgccaagactgtgtctgtcttgggcagTTCATTGACTGTATTGAGtgttttctctccttctcctggttttgtaggtgctaattgatgctcattaagtcgttatgtagtagctaggtcctgtgtattgagctggtccctgagtccctggtccctgagtgaatcatgattgattgattggtaactggtagcttagcagccaggcctgcagcagtgcctcccctcccaccccaggacAGACACGGTcactcccacagcacccatggcacctttttgcttgtccgcagcctgcagggcagttccccccaaactcctgcactgttatccttgaaacttggcaggctttgtggcctcagcaagagctaccagccctgcacttttgacccccctgtgttatACCACATAGATGTtacaggagctttgctttcaagaatttggggtacagtttccgcaaaacctctgcactgatcttcttgaaacttggcagactttgtggcctcagtaagagctaccacttctgcagtttttaccccactatgttgtaatgcctagacgtgacatgagttttgctttcaagaattttggGTGCCattgcccccaaccccctgcactgacTGTCCTGAAATGTGGCAGACTTCAttatctctgcagagtctaccatccctgaaaatttcatccaaatcagacaaaaaccaacaaagttatagatattgtattgttccccattataccctatggccggatctccaaggcagctccgaggcggctccgaaccgctttgggaagcctaacgaggccagcgctttgactgagatgtgctgcttcagactcTGAAgtatccaaagcttctccggatccgaagctctgtctgaaTCCTCACACAGTCCTATTGTGCAGTATGAAGTCATAGGCATTTGCACACCTACAGTGCATGGGCTGCAGGCTACTCCCGGGGTGCTCatccatacacatgtacccaagTGTAAGTCCTGGATAGAATGGAGAAAGTCCTTCCCACTTTTTAGCTGTATTAGTTAAGGGGTTAGGACACTACCCAGGAAGCAGAAGTTTCCAACATCAAGAGGTTTAGGCTCCCATACCCCAGACAGGGTTTAAACCAGCATCTCTCTAATGACAGTGTTCTAAGCATCATGCCACAGGTTAAGCATTACCAAATGACTTCTCCaatgctccttttgaagctgagacACTGCACTTTGCATTTAGTGGTTAGGGGGTAAACCAGATAGAAAGTAGTGGGAAAGTATCTGGCCCGCAGGAAGAAAGAGTCCAGGCTGGAAAGCAGGACCTGGCCCTTTCTGGTGAACCATCATTTCACTGAGTGTAACAGCATTCCCTGCTCCCCATCAAGCGTGGAAAGTGGCCACTGCAGGTGTGTTCCCTTGcctcacctgctccctgcttggtctcCTCAGGTGCCCCTTGTCAGCCCAGGGCTCCATCCATGCCTCAGATTCCATGGGGGACCATGTGTCTGCAATCCTGGCAGATGACATTTCCTGTTGAAGGGGGATGAGAGCCTTCTCTGTGTTGGTACTAAATTCATAATCCAGCCCCAGTACCCTGCTCCAGGTGAGCACAACCTTCAGACTGACCACTATGCCTCCAGTTAATAATagacaaattttattgatacgCAGTGATATGAAATAGGAGCAATGGAGGCAAAGTAGGCAAGATGATTACAACATACATTACTTAAATTCCCCACTGCCCAGAATATACACAGGTTGAGCAGTGTGTCTGGCTGGTACGTAAATGCGACCTTGAAGTTTTCTGCTTGAATGTCCCATCTCAGCAACCTTGGAGGTCAGGGGCCAATGCCAGCTTGTTGTTTTGAAagctccttttgtattctttctcctctgatgacACTTCACCTTTGGGCATCATTTATTGGTCTCTCCATGGTCATCACACTGTCCACATTTGGTTTTGTCAGCCAAAATCTTATCTTCATAAACCTCTCACATGCACAcgtcttaatttggtcatttcatttgaaaccagaaatcccaagggttttTGCATGTGGGTACTGTAGCCCTGGAGCCAGGTCTATCTCTGTTATGCaaataaagtttggatgtttttaaCTTTCCAAGATATGTATATCCCTTGGCCTTAGACACCCAGTTTGCTTTGAAGGTTGTGAAACTGTGTAACAAACAGGcatttagaaatcaattaacccttgccattcttttaaaccattgttctaatacaatatctattttacctacaagccgattcctaaaagcaaacctctaaatataattttctaacCATCACTCTGCACATGACTGCCTCTCTTGGCTACTGAGCTGTTCTTTGATAGATTCCTTTAGCCCAGGAGTGTCAAACGCATTTTGTGCTCTGGGCTGGATCTGAACTGCAAGGCTCCTTGAAGAGCAGATACAGTCCAGGGCATAGGGAAACAGCAGTGGATTTACgtggcagccctggctctgacaTGGAGTATACATTGGTGGTGGCTTCAGCCCCCTCCACATGTCCCAGACCTGTGCTAGAACCAGGTCTGCTGCCACCTAGCACTgggagctccagctctggctgcagctcagggtgTGCAGTTGGAGTCAGTGGCCAAGGAGGTAAGGCCCCATCAGGGGTGTCAGATATTTGTTCTAGAGGTCAGATCTGGTCTACAGAGCCAGACTTCCAGACAACAAGCCACTGGGAGTGTTGGGTGTGGGTTTAGGGGGAGTGGCCAGCTGTAGACCCTGGGGCCCTCAGGTCCCCATCTCACATAGCCAGTGACAGATCTAGGATTTCAAAAAGGGAGTGTGGGCAATGGAACTGGTACCACAGGGGTGGTTGTAATCACCTCCCACATCTGTGGGCACATTGCACCAAGGTAGCAGCTGCTGGGGTCTTTTATGTATCTCCAAAGCAGGTATGACCCCCTGACTtagcctcctgggtctgggcacTCCATCTTCTGGAGTTCAGTGACATCCCATCCTCTCCCATTCTTCCCTCCTACTGTACAGCAGATTTTGTCTTTGGATATAGGATGGGGGATTTGCCCATAGATACCACCCTCCCTGGCCCAGCCATTCCTTGCAACTGTAGTCCTGTGGCTGGTGGGGAAA
Coding sequences:
- the LOC106740497 gene encoding olfactory receptor 6C74-like, with the translated sequence MENQTMVGNFVLLGFTEVQNLKTLIFVILLLTYILTIMGNIVIITITLLDHRLQSPMYYFLWNFSLLEIGFTSTVIPKALFNLASGNRTISVAGCYVQAFLYIVLGTTEFFLLAVMSFDRCVAICYPLSYTTIMNEQVCELLVLASWFGGFFLVLGPLLALFQLPFCSQNIINHFFCDNAPLIKLACADTRLLELVDFTVAVISLLGTLTITILSYAKIICTILSFPSSLGRQKAFSTCISHLTVVSITYGSCIFMYIKPTRKSGVDLSKAVSILNTVVSPFLNPFIYSLRNKQVQIALRQTFRMRTMFSNVPKV
- the LOC102566455 gene encoding olfactory receptor 6E1-like encodes the protein MENQTGIREFILLGFTDIWELQILLFVLLTLTYSLTITGNLLIIAITLLDHRLQTPMYFFLRNFSLLEIGFTTAVVPEALANLALGTTTISFLGCLTQSFLYFFLGTTEFLLLAAMSFDRYVAICNPLRYTTVMNTRVCSLLVLGSWIEGFLFVLFPTIVFLQLPFCGSNILNHFFCDNTPLMKLLCGDTQLLELISFITAVLSLLGTLIITVVSYSKIILTVMRIPSNIGRQKAFSTCISHLTVVSITYGTCIFLYIKPTQSNGLGTSKAIAVLNTVVSPLLNPFIYSLRNKEVQSALRDAVSRAWCFQRTWELHER